A DNA window from Microcystis aeruginosa NIES-843 contains the following coding sequences:
- a CDS encoding flavin monoamine oxidase family protein has translation MTNLQWTSYDCIVVGAGLAGLIAARNLQRRGHQVLVIEARNRYGGRMSGQYLPSGQWIDRGGQWVGPTQERFLALLDEYKIRRFPSPNQGKTVLVFNNKRYEFNGFFQGFHEGEVPDIGTEEWQDAMSAWARFQELTKTLPSGYPQSNDHTKKLDSKTFAQWIEENTSTDFGQWYFAYMARAVGFLGPAEPNQVSLLHVLWGQNCAPQAEHPEAELIHGGAGQIPDKIAAELGERIRLGEPVFRLNYDSAGVTVETSQNTFTAKFAIIAMPPHLAGRIIYHPPLPPQREQLTQRVPMGCCAKILISYEQPFWRKQGLAGVAQGNCQWLELCADSSDPETGVGVIATFVVGDRYSRWRSMSSPARRAAVLSDLAIYFGQEALFPISYDEVDWPGDPWTGGAYSAFMPPGVWTSFGEALFTPVGPIHWAGTEMADRWPGFFEGAIRTGEAAADRIAFLLREK, from the coding sequence ATGACAAATCTCCAGTGGACTAGCTATGATTGTATCGTTGTCGGGGCGGGATTAGCAGGATTAATCGCCGCGCGTAATCTCCAGAGGCGAGGTCATCAAGTTCTGGTAATCGAAGCGCGAAATCGTTACGGTGGCAGAATGTCTGGTCAATATCTCCCCTCCGGACAGTGGATCGATCGAGGTGGTCAGTGGGTGGGTCCAACCCAAGAGCGTTTTTTAGCTCTCCTCGACGAGTATAAAATACGTCGTTTTCCCTCTCCCAATCAGGGAAAAACTGTCCTAGTGTTCAACAACAAACGCTATGAATTCAATGGTTTTTTTCAAGGTTTCCACGAGGGAGAAGTACCCGATATCGGCACGGAAGAATGGCAAGATGCGATGTCAGCATGGGCGCGTTTTCAAGAACTAACCAAAACCCTACCTTCAGGTTATCCCCAAAGCAACGATCACACCAAAAAACTAGACAGTAAAACTTTTGCCCAGTGGATTGAAGAAAACACCAGCACAGATTTTGGTCAATGGTATTTTGCTTATATGGCGCGTGCAGTGGGTTTTCTCGGGCCGGCCGAACCCAACCAAGTCTCACTACTGCACGTTCTTTGGGGACAAAATTGCGCCCCTCAGGCCGAACATCCAGAAGCCGAACTGATCCATGGCGGAGCGGGACAAATTCCCGACAAGATCGCGGCGGAGTTAGGAGAGCGAATTCGACTGGGGGAACCGGTTTTTCGCCTTAATTACGACTCGGCCGGCGTGACCGTAGAAACCAGCCAGAACACTTTTACCGCCAAATTTGCCATCATTGCCATGCCGCCCCATCTTGCCGGCCGCATTATTTATCATCCCCCGCTGCCACCCCAGCGAGAACAACTAACCCAACGAGTACCGATGGGATGCTGCGCTAAAATCCTGATTTCCTACGAGCAACCTTTCTGGCGAAAACAGGGACTAGCGGGAGTTGCTCAGGGGAATTGTCAATGGTTGGAACTCTGTGCTGATAGTTCCGATCCCGAAACCGGCGTCGGGGTAATCGCCACCTTTGTGGTTGGCGATCGCTATAGTCGTTGGCGCTCCATGAGTAGTCCGGCGCGCCGTGCCGCCGTCCTCTCGGATTTAGCTATTTATTTCGGCCAAGAGGCCCTTTTCCCGATCAGTTACGATGAGGTGGATTGGCCCGGGGATCCCTGGACTGGTGGCGCATATTCCGCTTTTATGCCCCCCGGAGTCTGGACAAGTTTCGGCGAGGCTCTTTTTACTCCCGTCGGACCGATTCACTGGGCCGGCACAGAAATGGCCGATCGCTGGCCGGGATTTTTTGAGGGAGCGATCCGCACCGGTGAGGCGGCGGCCGATCGAATCGCCTTCCTTTTGCGGGAAAAATGA
- a CDS encoding type II toxin-antitoxin system Phd/YefM family antitoxin: MIKKIKIADAQTDLPSLVKSVTEDNKIYAIENQEDSVILISQKNYESLQETIELLSIPDLRESLQLSLQQINENETYSFEEVLGDID, from the coding sequence ATGATCAAAAAAATTAAAATCGCCGATGCTCAAACCGATTTACCAAGTCTCGTTAAATCGGTTACGGAAGATAACAAAATTTATGCCATTGAGAATCAGGAGGATTCTGTAATTTTGATTTCTCAAAAAAACTATGAAAGTTTACAAGAAACCATCGAATTACTCTCTATTCCCGATTTAAGAGAAAGCTTACAACTATCTCTACAGCAAATTAATGAAAATGAAACCTATTCTTTCGAGGAAGTCTTGGGAGACATTGATTAA
- a CDS encoding ParB N-terminal domain-containing protein, whose protein sequence is MCYSKDSMEIKNIPLSQIRRPLPRQTDPEKVNQLMQSIAEEGLREPIDVLEVDGNYYGFSGCHRFAAHQRLGKETILCRVRRAPKSVLAKHIA, encoded by the coding sequence ATGTGCTATAGTAAAGACAGTATGGAAATTAAAAACATTCCTCTGTCCCAAATTCGTCGTCCTTTACCGCGACAAACCGATCCCGAAAAAGTTAATCAGTTGATGCAATCGATCGCTGAGGAGGGATTACGAGAACCGATCGATGTTTTGGAGGTGGATGGTAACTACTACGGTTTTTCCGGTTGCCATCGCTTTGCCGCTCATCAGCGTCTCGGTAAAGAAACAATTCTCTGTCGAGTTCGTCGCGCCCCTAAATCCGTTTTAGCTAAACACATCGCTTAA
- a CDS encoding type II toxin-antitoxin system VapC family toxin, with amino-acid sequence MKQALLDTNILSYFLRGNPAVIEQFRIYRQHYTYISFSIFTYYEIKSGLLYKDARNQQQQFERLVEVSEVIGYDREISDIATQIYVNLRIKGQLITPIDLFIAATAIYCDYTLITANIKHFQNIPNLSYENWYLSII; translated from the coding sequence ATGAAACAAGCATTACTTGATACCAATATCCTCTCTTATTTTTTACGAGGCAATCCCGCAGTAATTGAACAATTCCGCATCTATCGACAACACTATACTTATATATCGTTTTCAATCTTTACCTATTACGAGATTAAAAGTGGTTTATTGTATAAAGATGCACGAAATCAACAACAACAATTTGAACGTCTTGTAGAAGTCAGTGAAGTAATTGGTTATGATCGTGAAATTAGTGATATAGCTACTCAAATATACGTTAATCTTAGAATAAAAGGACAACTAATTACCCCGATTGATTTGTTTATTGCTGCGACTGCTATTTATTGTGATTATACTCTGATTACAGCTAACATTAAGCATTTTCAAAATATTCCCAATCTTAGTTATGAAAATTGGTATCTCTCAATAATTTAG
- a CDS encoding ISL3-like element ISMae36 family transposase codes for MILDKFLNLKGTCIQGYLHLENIGIVCRIESKNQKATCPRCGLESDKLHQNHRHLVKDLPISGQPVYLQINRRQFKCDNCQRPFSEELDFVAKKRTYTKRLAANILEQLKEGDILNVSRINDVTEEEIQRMIEDIAEEITEPDLSELKRLGIDEIALVKGQKNYCAVLVNLDTGKLIAILEKRTQEELRETLTGWGKEVLEQIEEVSIDLWLPYKNLVKELMPSAEVVADRFHVMKQINQELDEQRRAEKRAVEAQKNKKQKAEKEAKLEVLKRSKYSLLKNEEDLTEPQKIKLEAIKEKFPNLKKMQELKEELRTIYETSKNPTEGLLSISEWLAKSSSVFTKSCQTIRNWFGEIISYFERRTTNGVVEGINNKLKLIKRRGYGFRNFRNFWVRSMLSWHLVC; via the coding sequence ATGATACTTGACAAATTTTTGAACCTAAAAGGAACCTGTATTCAAGGCTATCTACACCTAGAAAATATCGGTATAGTTTGCCGAATCGAATCGAAAAATCAAAAAGCAACCTGTCCTCGTTGTGGGTTAGAGAGCGATAAACTCCACCAAAATCATCGACATTTAGTCAAAGATTTACCAATCTCAGGTCAACCAGTATACCTACAAATTAATCGTCGTCAATTTAAGTGCGATAATTGTCAGAGACCCTTTAGCGAAGAGTTAGATTTTGTCGCCAAGAAACGAACCTATACGAAAAGACTAGCCGCAAATATACTCGAACAATTAAAAGAAGGAGATATTTTAAATGTTAGTCGAATAAATGACGTAACGGAAGAAGAGATTCAAAGAATGATAGAGGACATCGCCGAAGAAATTACAGAGCCAGACCTATCGGAATTAAAAAGACTAGGAATTGATGAAATCGCTCTAGTCAAAGGACAAAAAAATTACTGTGCGGTTTTAGTAAATTTAGATACGGGAAAACTAATAGCTATTCTAGAGAAGCGAACACAAGAAGAGTTGAGAGAAACGCTTACGGGCTGGGGAAAAGAGGTGTTAGAGCAAATTGAAGAAGTGAGCATAGACCTTTGGTTGCCTTATAAAAATTTGGTGAAAGAATTGATGCCATCGGCCGAAGTAGTCGCCGATAGATTCCATGTAATGAAACAAATTAATCAAGAGTTAGACGAACAGAGAAGAGCGGAAAAAAGAGCCGTAGAAGCGCAGAAAAATAAAAAACAGAAAGCGGAAAAAGAAGCGAAGCTAGAAGTTTTAAAGCGAAGTAAATATAGCCTGTTAAAAAATGAAGAAGATTTAACGGAACCCCAAAAAATTAAACTAGAAGCTATCAAAGAAAAATTCCCAAATTTGAAAAAGATGCAGGAATTAAAGGAAGAATTAAGAACGATTTATGAAACCTCAAAGAATCCGACAGAGGGACTGCTATCCATCTCGGAATGGTTGGCAAAATCCTCCAGTGTTTTTACCAAGAGTTGTCAAACAATCCGAAACTGGTTTGGAGAAATCATTAGTTATTTTGAGCGAAGGACAACGAATGGGGTGGTCGAGGGAATCAACAATAAACTTAAACTAATAAAACGGAGAGGCTATGGCTTTAGAAACTTTCGGAATTTTTGGGTTAGAAGTATGTTATCTTGGCATCTTGTATGTTGA
- a CDS encoding M28 family metallopeptidase produces the protein MFDLLSDRLSQHLEQIVRERNPFFSSQGHFYVREYLRQELGNWGKVESHFFSFQGKVYENLILDLPNNSQKPPILIGAHYDTVPGSPGADDNATGLAVLLELARFFGENQANYPIRLIAFDLEEYGLLGSIAYAEKLKQTKQDLRLMLSLEMLGYCDKNPHSQKYPAFLEYFYPNTGDFIALIGNLKTRKDLNFLSRVMRENQTPCEWLPVIFGGYIVPDTRRSDHSPFWSRGYSAIMVTDTANMRNPYYHSYRDTIATLDLNFLTRVCQGLCFGLQSLPMR, from the coding sequence ATGTTTGATCTTCTTAGCGATCGCTTAAGCCAACACCTAGAACAAATTGTCCGAGAAAGAAACCCTTTTTTCTCTAGTCAAGGACATTTTTATGTGCGAGAATACCTGCGGCAAGAGTTAGGCAATTGGGGAAAAGTTGAATCACATTTTTTCTCATTTCAGGGAAAAGTTTACGAAAATTTAATCTTGGATTTGCCTAACAACAGTCAAAAACCTCCGATTTTAATTGGCGCTCATTATGACACGGTGCCGGGGTCGCCGGGGGCTGACGATAACGCCACGGGATTAGCGGTATTATTAGAATTAGCGAGGTTTTTTGGGGAGAATCAGGCTAATTATCCAATTCGTTTAATTGCCTTCGATCTAGAAGAATACGGATTACTGGGGAGCATTGCCTACGCGGAAAAATTAAAACAAACTAAGCAGGATTTAAGGTTAATGTTATCCTTAGAAATGCTCGGTTACTGTGATAAAAATCCCCATTCTCAAAAATATCCAGCTTTTCTAGAATATTTTTACCCCAACACTGGGGATTTTATCGCTTTGATTGGCAATCTCAAAACCCGCAAGGATTTAAATTTTCTCAGTCGAGTCATGAGAGAAAATCAGACTCCCTGCGAATGGTTGCCGGTAATTTTTGGAGGTTATATCGTCCCCGATACTCGACGCAGCGATCATTCTCCTTTTTGGAGTCGCGGTTATTCGGCAATTATGGTGACAGATACGGCTAATATGCGTAATCCCTATTATCATAGTTATCGGGATACAATCGCTACTTTGGATTTAAATTTCCTAACACGAGTCTGTCAAGGTCTCTGTTTTGGATTGCAATCTTTACCGATGAGATAA
- a CDS encoding mannose-1-phosphate guanyltransferase, translated as MRAVLMAGGSGTRLRPLTCDLPKPMVPILNRPIAEHIINLLRKHDITEIITTLHYLPDVMRDYFQDGSDFGVKITYAVEEDQPLGTAGCVKNIAEWLDDTFLVISGDSITDFDLQKAIAFHKSKNSKATLVLTRVANPIEFGVVITDKEGRIRRFIEKPSTSEIFSDTVNTGTYILEPEVLDYLPYKEEADFSKDLFPLLLQRGEPMYGYVADGYWCDVGHLEAYREAQYDALSGKVNLEFPYREKSPGVWVGTNTYIDPSAHIEAPAMIGNHCRVGANVLIERGSVIGDNVTIGAGSDLKRPILWNGVVIGDEVNLAACTIARGTRIDRRAQVHEGAVIGQLSIVGEEAQINSGVRVWPSKQIESGAILNINLIWGNTAHKNLFGQRGVSGLANIDITPEFAVKLGASYGSILKPGSTVIVSRDQRSVSRMVSRSLIAGLMSVGVNIQNLQANALPISRTLVAKLNVVGGIHVRIHPDRPDFLLIEFLDEKGINVSKAREKKIEGAYFKEDLRRVGMQEIGSMSYPADILDNYRKTFETQLNVEAIRNSGSKIVIDYAYGVSGAILPELLAKFGCDAVVLNASLRQNALSMQERELLIHQLGHVVEALKANLGVQVSANGEQLVLVDESGLSIRGEQLTALMVNTILTAHPRGTVVVPVHASSAVEQIARRHDGRVVRTKASPSALMEGCQTNPNVVLGGSGQTGFIFPQLHPGFDAMFSVAKLLEMLTIQERSLAQVRAELPRIYNKNTAVRCPWKVKGSLMRYLVETHATDNLELIDGVKVINPLNDDWVLILPDAGEPLVHIYANSEQREWVDRTIKEYRHRVQYFVEHYQGEIVMI; from the coding sequence ATGCGAGCGGTATTAATGGCAGGTGGTTCAGGGACAAGATTACGTCCGCTTACTTGTGATCTTCCCAAACCGATGGTTCCGATTCTCAACCGTCCGATCGCCGAACATATTATTAATTTACTGCGAAAGCATGACATTACCGAAATTATCACCACCCTGCACTATCTCCCCGATGTCATGCGCGACTACTTTCAAGACGGCAGCGACTTTGGGGTAAAAATCACCTACGCTGTGGAGGAGGATCAACCCCTAGGCACCGCAGGATGTGTGAAAAATATTGCCGAATGGTTAGATGATACCTTTCTGGTGATTAGTGGCGATAGTATCACCGATTTTGACCTGCAAAAAGCGATCGCATTCCATAAAAGTAAAAACTCGAAAGCAACCCTCGTCCTGACGCGGGTTGCCAATCCGATCGAATTTGGGGTAGTGATTACCGACAAAGAAGGCAGAATTCGCCGTTTTATCGAAAAACCATCCACCAGCGAGATTTTTTCCGATACTGTCAACACCGGAACCTATATTCTCGAACCAGAAGTCCTTGATTATCTCCCCTACAAAGAAGAAGCCGACTTTTCTAAAGATTTGTTTCCGCTGCTGCTGCAAAGGGGCGAACCTATGTATGGTTATGTGGCCGATGGTTATTGGTGCGATGTCGGTCATCTGGAGGCCTACCGAGAAGCGCAATACGACGCTTTATCCGGCAAAGTTAACCTAGAATTTCCCTATCGAGAAAAATCCCCCGGGGTGTGGGTCGGTACTAATACCTATATCGATCCTAGCGCCCACATTGAGGCCCCGGCCATGATCGGCAATCATTGCCGCGTTGGTGCAAATGTTCTGATCGAGAGGGGTTCGGTTATCGGCGATAATGTCACCATCGGTGCTGGTTCCGATCTGAAACGTCCCATCCTCTGGAATGGTGTGGTGATCGGGGATGAGGTCAATTTAGCCGCTTGTACGATCGCTAGGGGAACCAGAATCGATCGACGGGCCCAGGTACACGAAGGTGCGGTGATCGGACAATTATCGATCGTGGGAGAAGAAGCGCAGATCAATTCCGGGGTCAGAGTCTGGCCGAGTAAACAGATCGAATCGGGAGCCATCCTCAATATTAACCTGATTTGGGGAAATACTGCCCATAAAAACCTCTTTGGTCAACGAGGAGTATCGGGCCTCGCTAACATCGATATCACGCCCGAATTCGCCGTTAAACTGGGGGCATCCTACGGTTCCATTCTGAAACCGGGGTCAACGGTAATCGTCTCCCGGGATCAACGTAGTGTCTCGCGCATGGTCAGTCGATCGCTGATTGCCGGTTTAATGTCCGTGGGAGTTAATATCCAAAACCTACAAGCGAATGCTTTACCGATTTCCAGGACTTTAGTGGCTAAATTAAACGTAGTCGGTGGCATTCACGTTCGTATTCATCCCGATCGCCCGGATTTTCTCTTAATCGAGTTTTTAGACGAAAAAGGGATTAATGTTTCCAAAGCGAGGGAAAAGAAAATCGAAGGGGCCTATTTCAAAGAAGATCTGCGACGGGTGGGAATGCAGGAAATCGGCAGTATGTCCTATCCGGCTGATATTCTCGATAATTACCGCAAAACCTTTGAAACTCAGCTAAATGTAGAGGCTATTCGCAATAGTGGTTCCAAAATCGTCATTGATTACGCCTACGGAGTCTCAGGGGCAATTTTACCAGAATTACTGGCCAAATTTGGCTGTGATGCCGTGGTTCTCAATGCCAGTTTACGTCAGAATGCCCTTTCCATGCAGGAAAGAGAGTTACTAATCCATCAATTGGGCCATGTGGTGGAGGCCCTGAAAGCGAACTTAGGGGTACAAGTTTCGGCCAACGGGGAACAATTAGTCCTCGTCGATGAGAGTGGTTTATCGATTCGCGGGGAACAATTAACTGCTCTAATGGTGAATACAATTCTGACCGCCCATCCTCGCGGTACAGTGGTAGTGCCGGTTCATGCTTCTAGTGCCGTGGAACAGATCGCACGTCGTCACGATGGCCGGGTGGTGCGGACAAAAGCCAGTCCTAGCGCTTTAATGGAAGGATGTCAAACCAATCCTAATGTGGTTTTAGGAGGCTCTGGGCAAACTGGCTTTATTTTTCCGCAATTACATCCCGGTTTCGATGCCATGTTCAGCGTGGCGAAACTTTTGGAGATGTTAACCATTCAGGAACGTTCTCTAGCTCAGGTGCGGGCCGAGTTACCGCGCATTTACAATAAGAATACGGCGGTGCGTTGTCCTTGGAAAGTCAAGGGATCCTTGATGCGCTATCTGGTGGAAACTCACGCTACCGATAATCTAGAGTTAATCGATGGGGTGAAGGTGATTAATCCCCTTAATGATGACTGGGTATTGATTTTACCCGATGCCGGAGAACCTTTAGTGCATATCTATGCTAACAGTGAGCAGCGGGAATGGGTCGATCGGACAATTAAAGAATATCGTCATCGTGTCCAATATTTCGTCGAACATTACCAGGGCGAAATAGTGATGATTTAG
- a CDS encoding helix-turn-helix domain-containing protein, with product MNESLYKYHRQKLEQLMAEIGCKNLEELSRLSGLSSWQLQRVRHGLIAKLSSESLVKLANALQLPVSDLLAHFQIPTMGTEDRSGESKILEQEYQNLQQKLDKQKEELAAEFQRQSIEAIESWLVQWPTAEAVARKNPDLAAVKILSLVKPIMQLLERWGVQPIDSVGDHVSYDPQIHQLIDGQAAIGTPVLVRYRGYRHGEKLLYRARVSLIKVEMPEIQPVETENVTA from the coding sequence ATGAATGAGTCCTTATATAAATATCATCGGCAAAAATTAGAGCAGTTAATGGCAGAAATTGGCTGTAAAAATCTGGAAGAATTGAGTCGGTTATCGGGTCTATCTTCTTGGCAATTGCAGAGAGTTCGCCATGGTTTAATCGCCAAATTATCCTCTGAATCTTTGGTGAAATTAGCTAATGCGCTGCAGCTGCCAGTTAGCGATCTTCTCGCTCATTTTCAAATCCCGACGATGGGGACAGAGGATCGTTCAGGGGAATCAAAAATTCTCGAACAAGAGTATCAAAATTTACAGCAAAAATTAGACAAGCAAAAAGAAGAATTAGCCGCAGAATTTCAACGTCAAAGCATCGAAGCGATCGAATCTTGGTTAGTTCAATGGCCCACGGCCGAGGCCGTTGCCCGCAAAAATCCCGACCTAGCAGCCGTCAAAATCCTCTCCCTAGTTAAACCGATTATGCAGTTACTGGAGCGCTGGGGAGTGCAACCAATTGACAGTGTCGGTGATCATGTGAGTTATGATCCGCAAATCCATCAATTGATCGATGGTCAAGCAGCAATCGGTACACCCGTTCTAGTGCGTTATCGGGGCTATCGTCATGGGGAAAAACTACTTTATCGTGCTAGAGTGAGTTTAATTAAAGTAGAAATGCCGGAAATTCAACCAGTAGAAACAGAAAATGTCACCGCTTAA
- a CDS encoding TIGR00300 family protein, with translation MTETIRFLMCSPDHYDVDYVINPWMEGNIHKSSQEKARQQWQQLYHVLKDRALVDLVPPEKGWPDMVFTANAGLVLEKIVVLSRFLHKERQGEEPYFKQWFEDNGFTVHELPKDLPFEGAGDALLDREGRWLWAGYGFRTELDSHPLIAKWLDIEVLSLRLIDERFYHLDTCFCPLSGGYLLYYPDAFDAYSNRLIELKIPEEKRIIVEEADAVNFACNAVNIGQVIVMNKISDDLQYKLVSKGFEVVQTPLTEFLKAGGAAKCLTLRTTEPLIPDHHANVTIESRILQLEGHLLDAGIMNKALDVVVGNGGSFKVLNFTLGIERQSTSSAEVRVSAPSHEVMEEIMVQLIDLGAAARPQEICDVNTAVVAQDGVAPDDFYVSTIYPTEVRVSCEWVRVENQRMDAAIVVTESPEGKTAKCTLLRDLKAGDRVMVGVEGIRTIRQAESREQRNSTQEFTFMGAGVSSERRVELTVEQIAWEMRKIRDQGGKVAVTAGPVVIHTGGAQHLSRLIRDGYVHALLGGNAIAVHDMEQAIMGTSLGVDMQKGIPVRGGHRHHLKIINLIRRHGSIAKAVSAGVLTKGVMYECVKNNVPFSLAGSIRDDGPLPDTEMDLIKAQEEYSRLIQGADMILMLSSMLHSIGVGNMTPAGVKMVCVDINPAVVTKLSDRGSVESVGIVTDVGLFLSLLTQQLDKLTRPLVETV, from the coding sequence ATGACTGAAACTATTCGCTTTTTGATGTGTTCTCCCGATCATTACGATGTGGATTATGTGATTAATCCCTGGATGGAGGGCAACATTCACAAATCTTCCCAGGAAAAAGCTAGGCAACAATGGCAGCAGCTTTATCATGTTCTCAAAGATCGGGCGCTCGTGGATTTAGTCCCACCAGAAAAAGGCTGGCCCGACATGGTTTTTACCGCTAATGCAGGTTTAGTTCTGGAAAAAATAGTCGTTCTCAGTCGCTTTTTACACAAAGAAAGACAGGGAGAAGAACCCTATTTTAAGCAGTGGTTTGAAGATAACGGTTTTACGGTTCACGAACTGCCCAAAGATTTACCCTTTGAAGGTGCAGGAGACGCATTATTAGATCGGGAAGGACGTTGGTTATGGGCAGGATATGGCTTCAGAACTGAGTTAGATTCCCACCCTTTAATCGCTAAATGGCTCGATATAGAGGTTTTATCCCTACGTTTAATCGATGAACGTTTCTATCACCTTGATACCTGTTTTTGTCCCCTTAGTGGCGGTTATCTCCTCTACTATCCCGATGCTTTTGATGCCTATTCTAATCGGTTAATTGAGTTAAAAATTCCCGAAGAAAAACGCATTATCGTTGAAGAAGCCGATGCGGTTAACTTTGCTTGTAATGCTGTGAATATCGGTCAAGTAATCGTCATGAATAAAATTAGTGACGATTTACAATATAAGTTAGTGTCAAAAGGGTTTGAAGTGGTACAAACTCCCCTGACGGAGTTCTTAAAAGCAGGAGGAGCCGCTAAATGTTTAACCCTGCGTACCACCGAACCCTTAATTCCAGACCATCACGCAAATGTCACCATTGAAAGTCGCATTCTCCAGCTAGAAGGTCATCTGCTCGACGCGGGAATTATGAATAAAGCTCTCGATGTTGTGGTGGGAAATGGGGGCAGCTTCAAGGTTTTAAACTTCACCTTAGGGATTGAGCGCCAAAGTACCTCCTCGGCCGAAGTGCGCGTTTCTGCACCCTCTCACGAGGTAATGGAGGAGATCATGGTACAATTGATCGACCTCGGTGCGGCCGCTCGTCCCCAAGAAATCTGTGATGTCAATACCGCAGTGGTGGCACAAGATGGGGTCGCTCCCGATGATTTTTATGTCAGCACCATCTATCCCACGGAAGTGCGGGTTAGCTGTGAATGGGTGCGGGTGGAAAATCAACGCATGGATGCAGCCATCGTCGTCACTGAAAGTCCGGAAGGCAAAACGGCAAAATGTACTCTGCTGCGGGATTTAAAAGCTGGCGATCGCGTTATGGTGGGAGTTGAGGGCATCCGTACTATCCGACAGGCGGAATCCAGGGAACAACGCAACAGCACCCAGGAATTTACCTTTATGGGTGCGGGGGTTTCCAGCGAGCGCCGAGTCGAGTTAACCGTGGAGCAGATTGCCTGGGAAATGCGTAAAATTCGCGACCAGGGCGGTAAAGTCGCAGTAACGGCAGGTCCGGTGGTCATTCACACTGGAGGAGCGCAACATCTCTCCCGTTTAATCCGCGATGGTTACGTTCACGCTTTACTGGGGGGAAATGCGATCGCAGTTCACGACATGGAACAGGCGATCATGGGTACTTCTTTAGGGGTAGATATGCAGAAAGGCATCCCCGTGCGCGGTGGCCATCGTCACCACCTCAAGATTATCAACCTCATCCGTCGCCACGGCAGCATCGCCAAAGCTGTATCGGCCGGGGTATTGACAAAAGGCGTAATGTATGAATGCGTCAAGAATAATGTCCCCTTCAGTTTGGCCGGTTCAATTCGCGATGATGGTCCGCTTCCGGATACGGAGATGGATTTAATTAAAGCACAGGAAGAATATTCCCGCTTGATTCAAGGTGCAGACATGATTCTCATGCTCTCTAGTATGCTCCATTCCATCGGTGTGGGCAATATGACACCGGCGGGGGTGAAAATGGTCTGTGTTGATATTAACCCGGCCGTGGTGACAAAATTAAGCGATCGAGGTTCCGTAGAATCCGTCGGTATTGTCACCGATGTGGGTTTATTCCTGAGTCTGTTAACCCAACAGTTGGATAAGTTAACCCGTCCCTTGGTAGAAACGGTTTAA
- a CDS encoding putative toxin-antitoxin system toxin component, PIN family yields the protein MNREPIVIDTNVFISFALSSTTTPALAVEYAINNFIILQSPATIGELVTKLLLPKFERYITLEQRRQLLVRILEISLLIRPTDHTEICRDRDDNKFLNLATSGEARYLITGDNDLLILQRYGKTEIVTPREFLKIVRR from the coding sequence ATGAATCGTGAACCCATTGTTATCGATACGAACGTCTTTATAAGCTTCGCCTTAAGCAGTACGACAACACCAGCTTTGGCTGTAGAATACGCGATTAATAACTTTATTATTCTGCAAAGTCCCGCAACCATAGGCGAGTTGGTCACAAAACTTCTTCTCCCAAAGTTCGAGAGGTACATTACACTGGAGCAGCGCCGACAACTGCTAGTAAGAATTTTGGAAATTTCGCTGCTGATTAGACCTACTGACCACACTGAAATTTGCCGAGATCGAGACGATAATAAATTCCTAAATCTGGCAACCAGTGGGGAAGCACGCTATCTCATTACTGGTGACAATGATTTGCTTATACTGCAACGCTATGGGAAAACAGAGATCGTTACACCAAGGGAATTTTTAAAAATTGTTCGGCGGTGA